In the Taeniopygia guttata chromosome 12, bTaeGut7.mat, whole genome shotgun sequence genome, one interval contains:
- the GLYCTK gene encoding glycerate kinase has protein sequence MSLREHALSLFRGALGTVRPAPMLKRALKLQGDGCPQLLVRGQAFPVKRDLYLVGFGKAVLGMAAAAEEILGEHLTRGIINVPLGIQESLQQAGMQEMLLKPHSKIQVIEGAKNNLPDAEALKGAVAIQELAEGLTADDLLLVLISGGGSALLPAPIPPILLEEKEKLTKMLASRGAAIQELNIVRKTLSVLKGGGLAQLAHPAQVVSLILSDVIGDPLDIIASGPTAASSHSVQDCLHILTKYNLLHNLPKSVEMVLSSSPTKPTAPENYSHVSNIILGSNTLALEEARRQAEGLGYAALVLSAAVHGEVGRVATLYCQLIQLVCLGFTSLGEGPLGDELRGNLLQLAAELQIPGLHLDEFLQALRGLGPNRPVCILAGGETTVQLQGTGKGGRNQELALRVGLGLHKAQGTGASSPQGSCEILFLSGGTDGQDGPTEAAGAFCSPGLVAEALQEGLDVEAFLRNNDSYTFFSQFQGGHHLLVTGLTGTNVMDIQAILIRAMERS, from the exons ATGTCCCTCCGCGAGCACGCACTGTCCCTGTTCCGTGGCGCCCTGGGCACCGTCCGCCCAGCTCCCATGCTGAAAAGGGCTCTGAAGCTTCAGGGAGATgggtgccctcagctgctggtgAGGGGTCAGGCCTTTCCAGTGAAGAGGGACCTGTACCTGGTGGGTTTCGgaaaagctgtgctggggatggctgcagcagcagaagagatCCTGGGAGAACACCTCACTCGGGGGATTATCAATGTGCCGCTGGGGATCCAGGAGAGCCTGCAGCAAGCGGGAATGCA GGAGATGCTGCTAAAGCCACACAGCAAAATCCAGGTCATCGAAGGTGCCAAGAACAACCTCCCAGATGCAGAGGCTCTGAAGGGAGCAGTTGCCATCCAGGAGCTGGCTGAGGGTCTGACTGCAGACGatctgctccttgtgctcaTCTCAG GGGGTGGATCAGCCCTACTgcctgctcccatccctcccatCCTCCTCGAGGAAAAGGAGAAACTCACAAAGATGTTGGCTTCCCGAGGAGCTGCCATACAGGAGCTGAACATTGTCCGGAAGACTCTGTCTGTGCTGAAGGGTGGAGGGCTGGCCCAGCTGGCACATCCTGCACAG GTGGTGAGTCTCATTCTGTCTGATGTGATAGGTGACCCCCTGGACATCATAGCGAGTGGGcccactgctgccagctcccacAGCGTCCAAGACTGCCTTCACATACTCACCAAATACAACCTGCTGCACAACTTGCCCAAGTCAGTGGAAATggtcctctccagctctcccaccAAGCCCACTGCTCCGGAAAACTACTCCCATGTTTCCAACATCATCCTTGGCTCCAACACGCTGGCTTTGGAAGAGGCCAGGCGCCAGGCTGAGGGCCTGGGCTATGCTGCTCTGGTCCTGAGTGCAGCAGTCCATGGGGAAGTCGGCCGTGTTGCCACACTGTACTGCcagctgatccagctggtcTGCCTGGGCTTCACCAGCCTCGGAGAAGGGCCCCTGGGTGACGAGCTGAGAGGGAAtctcctgcagctggcagcagagctaCAGATCCCAGGTTTGCACCTGGATGAGTTTCTACAGGCACTGCGAGGATTAGGGCCCAACAGACCAGTCTGCATCCTGGCTGGTGGAGAAACCACAGTCCAGCTCCAAGGAACAGGCAAGGGAGGGAGAAACCAGGAGCTGGCTCTGcgtgtggggctggggctgcacaaGGCTCAGGGCACAGGAGCCAGCAGCCCCCAGGGGAGCTGTGAGATCCTCTTCCTCAGTGGGGGAACAGATGGGCAGGACGGGCcaacagaggcagcaggagccttctgcagcccagggctggtggcTGAGGCACTTCAGGAGGGTTTGGATGTGGAGGCCTTTCTCAGGAACAATGACTCCTACACGTTCTTCAGCCAGTTCCAAGGTGGGCATCACCTCCTGGTGACAGGCTTGACAGGCACCAATGTCATGGACATCCAGGCCATTTTAATTAGAGCCATGGAGAGATCATGA